The Lysobacter gummosus genome includes a region encoding these proteins:
- a CDS encoding nucleotidyltransferase family protein, with amino-acid sequence MAPVAVVLAAGASRRLGRPKQLLTREGETLLHRTARLALDSGVARVLVVLGARHETMRAALVGLDVKVSINADWEQGMVSSLQAAARSLAEFDGSVLVLGCDQPALEAAHLRALVAGAAGASSGCAATLHRQALGVPALIAPALWREATDLQGDRGFGAALARQAAGSVWRLQAPELEQDLDTPGDVEVAIARGWLDSVSP; translated from the coding sequence ATGGCGCCCGTCGCGGTGGTGCTCGCCGCCGGCGCCAGCCGCCGCCTGGGGCGGCCCAAGCAACTGCTGACCCGCGAGGGCGAGACTTTGCTGCATCGCACCGCGCGGTTGGCGCTGGACAGCGGCGTCGCGCGGGTGCTGGTGGTGTTGGGGGCGCGGCACGAAACGATGCGGGCCGCCTTGGTCGGCCTGGATGTGAAGGTGTCGATCAACGCCGACTGGGAACAGGGGATGGTCAGCAGCCTGCAGGCGGCGGCGCGGTCCTTGGCGGAGTTCGACGGGTCGGTGCTGGTGCTGGGGTGCGATCAGCCGGCCTTGGAGGCAGCGCATCTGCGGGCCTTGGTCGCGGGCGCGGCGGGGGCTTCGTCAGGGTGCGCGGCTACGTTGCATCGGCAGGCGCTGGGCGTGCCGGCGCTGATCGCGCCGGCGTTGTGGCGCGAGGCGACTGATCTGCAAGGCGATCGAGGCTTCGGTGCGGCGCTGGCGCGGCAGGCGGCCGGGTCGGTTTGGCGGTTGCAGGCGCCGGAGTTGGAGCAGGATCTGGATACGCCCGGGGACGTTGAGGTGGCTATTGCTCGGGGGTGGCTTGATTCTGTTTCGCCGTAG
- a CDS encoding XdhC family protein, which produces MADSPEPSSAPRLASGGMRAVIETSAAAATRGDPATLAVVLETEGSTYVRPGALALFGAREGQIGWLSGGCIEPDIELRATEAAQSQGIEWMDIDTRSDEDLFAGSAVGCRGRLRLALLPLTALRGWPALIDEWQRGHGDLRLDIRGSGAVSAAVGEERLRWTLPVNTPPWPADAPGEWKLEVAAPPSVVVFGGGPETPTLLPLLRTLGWMTTLVERRPRWSGLGALADHALARSPAQALATARAHEAALVMHHHFELDREALEHLAETSGGQGIGFVGLLGPTRRREDLFRVLPATARDSLLPRLHSPIGLPLGGDGPEAIALSIASQLQQHLHGGH; this is translated from the coding sequence ATGGCCGACTCGCCGGAACCCTCCTCTGCACCGCGCCTCGCCTCCGGCGGGATGCGCGCGGTGATCGAAACCAGCGCCGCCGCCGCCACGCGCGGCGACCCGGCCACGCTGGCGGTAGTGCTGGAAACCGAAGGCTCGACCTATGTGCGTCCCGGCGCACTGGCGCTGTTCGGCGCGCGCGAGGGCCAGATCGGCTGGCTCAGCGGCGGCTGCATCGAGCCGGACATCGAACTGCGCGCTACCGAGGCCGCGCAGTCGCAGGGCATCGAGTGGATGGACATCGACACGCGCAGCGACGAGGACCTGTTCGCCGGTTCCGCGGTCGGCTGCCGCGGCCGCCTGCGGCTGGCGTTGCTGCCGCTGACGGCGCTGCGCGGGTGGCCGGCGCTGATCGACGAATGGCAACGCGGCCACGGCGATCTGCGCCTGGACATTCGCGGCTCCGGCGCGGTCTCGGCCGCGGTCGGCGAGGAACGCCTGCGCTGGACCCTGCCGGTGAACACGCCGCCGTGGCCGGCCGACGCGCCGGGCGAATGGAAACTGGAAGTCGCCGCGCCGCCGTCGGTGGTGGTGTTCGGCGGCGGCCCGGAAACGCCGACGCTGTTGCCGCTGCTGCGCACGCTGGGCTGGATGACGACCCTGGTCGAACGCCGTCCGCGCTGGTCCGGCCTGGGCGCGCTGGCCGATCACGCGCTCGCGCGCAGCCCGGCGCAAGCGCTGGCGACAGCGCGCGCGCACGAGGCGGCGCTGGTCATGCACCACCATTTCGAACTCGATCGCGAGGCGCTGGAGCATCTGGCCGAAACCAGCGGCGGCCAGGGCATCGGTTTCGTCGGCCTGCTGGGGCCGACGCGGCGGCGCGAGGACTTGTTCCGAGTGTTGCCGGCGACTGCGCGCGACTCGCTGCTGCCGCGCCTGCATTCGCCGATCGGCCTGCCGCTGGGCGGCGACGGCCCGGAGGCGATCGCGCTGAGCATCGCCTCGCAGTTGCAGCAGCATCTGCACGGCGGGCACTGA
- a CDS encoding molybdopterin cofactor-binding domain-containing protein: protein MNTLDLDAPSRRRFIKNTALIGGGLVIGFVVPGAKRFAEAAPAQAAAVSAGFVPNAFLRVGADDTVTVLLSHSEMGQGIWTGLAMLIAEELDADWSKIKVEHAPADDAYAHTMFHMQMTGGSTSTWTEFDRYRQAGATARALLVAAAAQRFGVPADQVRTEKGVAIAGDQRASYGELAAAAAKLPAPAAAPALKQAKDWTIIGKSTRRLDGPEKITGRAKFGMDVQFDGLMTAVVARAPVFGGRVKSFDAGKAKAVPGVRDVVQVPSGVAVIADHYWAAKQGRDLLVIDWDLGPNAGLDSGKLREEFRRLAATEGAVASQAGDVKGALGKAAKTLEAEYNVPYLAHAPMEPLNCTVKVEGGRCEIWTGTQFQTMDQKIAAEILGIKPDKVKIHTMFLGGGFGRRATPTSDFVREAVHVAKAAGKPVKTVWSREDDVRGGYYRPMYLQQARIGVDAQGIPVAWQHVLVGQSIIGGTPFESAMVKNGIDATSVEGVADSPYIKGLKDHRVDLHSPRTGIPVLWWRSVGHSYNAFVMESLIDELAHAAGQDPVAYRRTLLKDHPRHLAALNLVAEKSGWGTKLPKGRARGVAVHESFKSYIAQVAEVSLIDLPGGGHGIRVDRFVCAIDCGLAVNPDGVRAQMESGINFGLGAALYSAVTFKDGRVQESNYHDYRVLRLDEAPKIEVHIVTSAGEMGGAGEPGTAPVAAAVANAVFALTQQRLRELPLRLA from the coding sequence GTGAACACCCTTGACCTGGATGCGCCCTCGCGGCGTCGATTCATCAAAAACACCGCCTTGATCGGCGGCGGCCTGGTGATCGGTTTCGTCGTGCCCGGCGCGAAACGTTTCGCCGAAGCCGCGCCCGCGCAGGCCGCGGCGGTGTCGGCCGGCTTCGTGCCCAACGCGTTCTTGCGCGTGGGCGCCGACGACACCGTCACCGTGCTGTTGTCGCATTCGGAAATGGGCCAGGGCATCTGGACCGGTCTTGCGATGTTGATCGCGGAAGAACTGGACGCGGACTGGTCGAAGATCAAGGTCGAACACGCGCCGGCCGACGACGCGTATGCGCACACCATGTTCCATATGCAGATGACCGGCGGCTCGACCAGCACCTGGACCGAGTTCGACCGCTACCGACAGGCCGGCGCCACCGCGCGCGCGCTGCTGGTCGCGGCCGCGGCGCAGCGCTTCGGCGTGCCGGCCGATCAGGTGCGCACCGAGAAGGGCGTGGCCATCGCCGGCGATCAGCGCGCCAGTTACGGCGAGCTCGCCGCCGCCGCGGCCAAGCTGCCGGCGCCGGCCGCCGCGCCCGCGCTCAAGCAGGCCAAGGACTGGACGATCATCGGCAAGTCCACGCGCCGCCTGGACGGCCCGGAGAAGATCACCGGCCGCGCCAAGTTCGGCATGGACGTGCAGTTCGACGGCTTGATGACCGCGGTGGTGGCGCGCGCGCCGGTGTTCGGCGGCAGGGTCAAATCCTTCGATGCCGGCAAGGCCAAGGCCGTACCGGGCGTGCGCGATGTCGTGCAGGTGCCCAGCGGCGTGGCGGTGATCGCGGATCATTATTGGGCGGCCAAGCAGGGTCGCGATCTGTTGGTCATCGACTGGGATCTCGGCCCCAACGCGGGTCTGGACAGCGGCAAGCTGCGCGAAGAATTCCGTCGCCTCGCCGCCACCGAAGGCGCCGTCGCCAGTCAGGCCGGCGACGTCAAGGGCGCGCTCGGCAAGGCGGCGAAGACGCTGGAAGCCGAATACAACGTGCCGTACCTGGCGCACGCGCCGATGGAGCCGCTCAACTGCACGGTCAAGGTCGAAGGCGGCCGCTGCGAGATCTGGACCGGCACTCAGTTCCAGACCATGGATCAGAAGATCGCCGCGGAAATTCTCGGGATCAAGCCCGACAAGGTGAAGATCCACACCATGTTCCTCGGCGGCGGTTTCGGCCGGCGCGCGACGCCGACCTCCGACTTCGTGCGCGAGGCCGTGCACGTGGCCAAGGCCGCGGGCAAGCCGGTCAAGACCGTGTGGTCGCGCGAGGACGATGTGCGCGGCGGCTACTACCGGCCGATGTACCTGCAGCAAGCGCGCATCGGTGTCGACGCCCAAGGCATTCCGGTGGCGTGGCAGCACGTGCTGGTCGGCCAGTCGATCATCGGCGGCACGCCGTTCGAATCGGCGATGGTCAAGAACGGTATCGATGCGACCTCGGTCGAAGGCGTGGCCGATTCGCCGTACATCAAGGGCCTGAAGGATCATCGCGTCGATCTGCATTCGCCCAGGACCGGCATTCCGGTGCTGTGGTGGCGTTCGGTCGGCCATAGCTACAACGCGTTCGTGATGGAGAGCCTGATCGATGAACTCGCGCACGCGGCCGGCCAAGACCCGGTGGCGTATCGGCGCACCCTGCTGAAAGACCATCCGCGCCATCTGGCGGCGTTGAACCTGGTGGCGGAGAAATCCGGCTGGGGCACCAAACTGCCCAAAGGCCGCGCGCGCGGCGTGGCGGTGCACGAGTCGTTCAAGAGCTACATCGCCCAGGTCGCCGAAGTGTCGCTGATCGATCTGCCCGGCGGCGGCCACGGCATCCGCGTGGACCGTTTCGTCTGCGCGATCGACTGCGGCCTTGCGGTGAATCCCGACGGCGTGCGCGCGCAGATGGAATCGGGCATCAACTTCGGCCTGGGCGCGGCGTTGTACAGCGCGGTGACCTTCAAGGACGGGCGCGTGCAGGAATCCAATTACCACGACTACCGCGTGCTGCGTCTGGACGAGGCGCCGAAGATCGAGGTGCACATCGTGACCAGCGCCGGGGAAATGGGCGGTGCCGGCGAACCGGGCACCGCGCCGGTCGCCGCCGCGGTCGCCAATGCGGTGTTTGCGCTGACCCAGCAGCGGCTGCGCGAACTGCCGCTGCGGCTGGCCTGA
- a CDS encoding (2Fe-2S)-binding protein → MKLNVNGIEHDIDAPPDMPLLWALRDLIHLTGTKFGCGIAQCGACTVHVDGSPRRACVTPVSTLEGKKILTIEGLSKDGSHPVQRAWAEIDVVQCGYCQSGQIMSAAALLAKIPAPSDTDIDQALSGNICRCGTYPRIRAAVKRAAELGAGHAVAAAPSDLPSMLLPSVTVPARTA, encoded by the coding sequence ATGAAGCTCAACGTCAATGGCATCGAGCACGATATCGATGCGCCGCCCGACATGCCGCTGCTGTGGGCGCTGCGGGATCTGATCCATCTCACCGGAACCAAGTTCGGCTGCGGCATCGCCCAATGCGGCGCGTGCACCGTGCATGTCGATGGTTCGCCGCGACGCGCCTGCGTCACTCCGGTGTCCACGCTGGAAGGCAAGAAAATCCTCACCATCGAAGGCCTGTCCAAAGACGGCAGCCATCCGGTGCAGCGCGCCTGGGCCGAGATCGACGTGGTCCAGTGCGGCTACTGCCAGTCAGGACAGATCATGTCCGCGGCGGCGTTGCTGGCGAAGATTCCGGCGCCCAGCGATACCGATATCGATCAGGCCCTGTCCGGCAACATCTGCCGCTGCGGCACCTATCCGCGCATCCGCGCGGCGGTGAAGCGCGCGGCCGAACTCGGCGCCGGCCATGCGGTCGCCGCCGCGCCGTCGGATCTGCCCTCGATGCTGTTGCCGTCGGTGACCGTGCCGGCGCGGACGGCCTGA